CTTGCCGCCGAGCGCTTGGCAAAGCGTTAGGATTTCTTTTGCAATGCAAAAAAGCTCGCTTGTCGGCAATGTTTTATCTCGCAATTGAATGATGTCCGCGCCGCCTTGCAACGCAAGCCTTGCAAGCTCGACATGTGAAAAACGCGACTGAATATGGGTGTCCGTGATGGCACAAAGCTGGCCGATATGTTTCTTTCTCATAGCTCTAAAACTTGATGAAATGACTGGAGTGTGGATTCAAGATGTTCGATTTGCATGAGTGCGCCGATGGCCGCCACGCCATACGCGCCGGCGTTCAAGCAAGCTTTTGTCCGTTCTGGCGTGATGCCGCCGACGGCAAAAACGGGAATCTGCACGGCTTGGCAAAGCGATTCGAGTTCGGCCAAGCCGCGCGGTTTTGCGTCGTTCGGTTTGGAGGCCGTCGGGAAAATATGTCCGAAAAGTACATAATCTGCCCCTGCAATTTCGGCGTCCCATGCGCCTTGTAGGCTGTGAACGCTTTTTCCGA
Above is a window of Chloroherpeton thalassium ATCC 35110 DNA encoding:
- the thiE gene encoding thiamine phosphate synthase; translated protein: MKKKSLPRLMLITNQARANAPLQEIVEKAATAGGCMVQLREKALSGKNLFELAKELRKITEPHDTPLLINERLDIALAAHADGLHLPETGLSIETTRKFMPNGLIGKSVHSLQGAWDAEIAGADYVLFGHIFPTASKPNDAKPRGLAELESLCQAVQIPVFAVGGITPERTKACLNAGAYGVAAIGALMQIEHLESTLQSFHQVLEL